The segment CTCGACGGTTCCGAAGTGGATTACGTCAAGGACGGGCTGAATCGCTTTTTCCGCTTCAAGAACCCCAACGTCAAAGACGAGTGTGGGTGTGGCGAGAGCTTCAGCGTGTAGATCTAGCTTCAGCGTGTAGATCTAGCTTCAGCGTGTAGGCCTGATCTCAGCGCTTAGCGCCCACAGCAGCATCTCGGCGGTCAATATTGTCGAGATGCCTGCCATCTTCACGTCATCGACTGCAGGCAGGATGGATGCAGCCGATGACGTGAGCAGCTATAATGCCGCCCACTTTTGTCGCGTCGCATACCGACAGAGCCCTTATTTCGCCACTCGGCCTTTCCCGAGTGGCTCTTCAAAGCTTGTCTCAGGAGAATTACCCATGGCTACACAGCGCACTCTGTCCATCATCAAGCCCGATGCCGTTGCCAAGAACGTGATCGGCGAAATCTACACGCGCTTCGAGAAAGCCGGCCTGCAGGTCATCGCCTCCAAGATGGTTCACCTGTCCAAAGAACAGGCTGAAGGTTTCTATGCCGAGCACAGCGAACGCGGTTTCTTCGGCGAGCTGGTCGGCTTCATGACTTCTGGTCCGGTCATGATCCAGGCGCTCGAAGGCGAAGAAGCCATCGCCAAGAACCGTGATCTGATGGGCGCTACCAACCCGAAAGAAGCCGCTGCCGGTACCATCCGTGCCGACTTCGCAACGTCCATCGATGCCAACGCTGTTCATGGTTCCGATGCTCCGGCTGCTGCCGAGCGCGAAATTGCTTACTTCTTCGGCGAAAACGAAATCTGCCCGCGCGGTTGATTTCTCTTGTGCGACTGAATGACCACTTGTTGTCTAGTCGTGCATGACGCGACGGCCCTGCCTGTGCGGCGGGGCCGTTGTGGTATCGGACGTGCTGAAACGTCTGGCCTTGTGCTCGACATTTGAGCAGGTCCGATACGCTCTGACAGGCGCTGCAGGCTTTTACCAGTGCCCTGTGCCAGTCGAAATGACTGTCACTACCGACTGACGGCAAACGCCATACGAGGTCTGCGACACATCGCCACCTCCTCCTGACAGCGCCGCCCCGCATGCGCCTTTCATCTCCATCTGCGCCTGCCCACCCCTGACTCGACCGGCCCAACACCATGACTGATACCACTACGACTACCCCTGACACTACTGCTCCTGCGACCGTCAAGCTCACCAATCTGCTGGGCCTACCGCTCCCCGCGATGGAAGCCTTTTTCGATAGCATCGGCGAGAAGAAATTTCGCGCCACACAGGTATTGAAATGGATTCACCAGGAAGGCGTCGATAACTTCGACGAAATGACAAACCTGGCCAAGCCGCTGCGCGATCGCCTCAAGGCAGTCGCCGAGATTCGTGCGCCGGGCATCATCTATGAAGGTGAATCCAAGGACGGTACTCGCAAGTGGGTGTTGGAAGTCAGTGATGGCAGCTACGTCGAGGCCGTACTGATCCCTTCTGAAAACGGTAATCGCCGCACCTTGTGCGTGTCCTCCCAGGTCGGCTGCTCGCTGGATTGCAGCTTCTGCTCTACCGGCAAGCAGGGCTTCGAGCGTGATCTGACCGCCGCCGAGATCATCGGTCAGGTATGGGTCGCGACGCGCGGTGCAGTAGACCGCAAGGACACCCGCAAGCGCCCGGTCACCAACGTGGTGATGATGGGCATGGGCGAGCCGCTGATGAACTACGACAATGTCGTACCGGCGATGAAGCTGATGCTGGATGACAACGCCTATGGCCTGTCCAAGCGTCGCGTCACCCTATCCACGTCTGGCGTGGTACCCAAGCTTGACCAGCTTGGCGATGAGATGGACGTCAGTCTGGCGATCTCTCTGCACGCAGCCAATGATGAGCTACGCAACGTGCTGGTGCCGATCAATCGCAAGTGGAATATCCGCGCCCTGCTCGACGCTTGCCATCGTTATCTGGCCAAGTGCGATGACGCACGCATCATCACCATCGAATATACGATGATGAAAGACGTCAACGACCAGATTCATCACGCCGAAGAGCTGGCGGCACTGCTCAAAGAGCTGCCGTGCAAGATCAACCTGATTCCGTTCAATCCGTTCCCGAACTCCGGATACGAAAAGCCGTCACGCAATCAGGTCATGCGATTCCAACAGCGTCTTTACGAGCTGGGCTATACCGCGCCGGTTCGCGCAACGCGCGGTGATGACATCGATGCGGCGTGTGGCCAGCTGGTGGGTCAGGTCAAGGATCGTACCCGCCGTGCCGAGCGTTATATCAACGCCATCCAGCTCGACGCTGAATAAGCTCAGCCTGACTGCTCACTATCGGCAGTACGGTACTGATGCTGCTTTACGTCTCACGGGAGCCCAGCACTGATAGCGGCCCCGTGAACCAGCATTCTTTGACATGTGGCATTAGCCAGTACAGTGAGCAAACGCGCGCCGCCCTTCCCGCCTTGACTTGTCAGGGGTGCGGCGCTTTGATGGAGGCGCTTTTGTTGCTTGCAGCGATCCTCGCCAGCAGGCATACCACAAGCCTTTCTTTACGCGAGGATTGCATGCCGAGTCGTCTGCCACGTCATCGCTTTACTGCCCACCGTGCTACTGGCCATGCCAGAGCCCTTCTGCTGTGTCTCGGCATTGCCAGTCTGACTCTGTCAGGTTGCGCTACCCGCGTTGAGACCAATGACCCTTACGCCGCTCCCGATTCCAACAAGGCTTCCGCAGCATATGTGGAGCTCGGGGAAGCCTATTTAGGTCGTAATCAGCTACAACGTGCCGACAATGCTTTCCAGAAGGCACTCAAGCTTGAAAAAACCAACGCCCAAGCCAAGGCCGGGTTGGCGATGATCTATCAGCAGCAGGGCGAAAATGTGCTTGCAGATGATTATTTCAAGCAAGCCATTGCCAGTGATCCTTCGTACACGCGTGCGCGCAACAACTACGCTGCCTTCCTCTATTCACGTGGCGAATATGTTGAGGCCTGCCAGCAACTGCAGACCGCCACGGATGATCTGACCTATGACAATCGTGGTCAGCTATATACCAATCTGGGGCGTTGTCAGCTGCAGCTAGGGAAAATGGAAGACGCGCGCGATAGTTTCAATCGTGCCGTCAGGATCAATCCTCGTGAATCTGAAGCCTGGCTCGCACAAGCACGGATGGCGCACGCCGAAAACGACAATGAAACGGCCCAGAAGGGATTAAGTCGTTACTTCCGCCTGGCCGGAACCGATAGAAGTAGCCTGGAGCTGGCCGTCTCAGTCGCCAAAGCGCGCGGCGACAATCGCCTGGCCGATCTTTATGCACGACAGTTGGAACAGGTCAGGACGCGAGAGTCTGGAAGTACCATCATCCGCACTCCCTAGTCGCTATCGGCTGCCATTGTCTTAATACGGTAGCGTCCCCAGCAACCGCCGTCGCTGTAAGCAGTATTGAGAAGACCGAAAAGCCGGTGAAAATCTCATCGCGGGCTTGGTATAGTGCCGAGGGTAGCGGACCATTGATGGCTCCCCACGCCAGGCACGGCTTTTACTGTTATCTCGGGCTGCGTCGTGCTCGCATTGAAAACATGTCCAGATACGCCGGAAGAACGCCCGGATGTGCGTTCGGTAGACAGTTTTTCCTTACAAGGATGCGCTATGAGCGAACATCAATCCGCCCCTGATCAGCCCGTCAGCGATTCACTGCCTGGCAAGCTTCTCAAGGCCGAGCGCGAACATCAGGGATTGTCACGTGATGAGGTGGCAACTCAGCTCAATCTGCGCCCCAGCCTGATCGACGATCTTGAACGCGATCACTACGATCAGATTCCGATCATCGCCTACCGACGTGGCTATCTGCGCGCCTATGCGCGCCTGTTGTGCATGGACGAGAAAGCCATCGTCAGTCAATACAATGTGCATTTCGGTACTGCCGAAGTGGAACGCCATGTCCCCGCGATGAATCCGTCAGTGCGTCCGCCAGGCAAGCTGGGAAAATACCTGTTCCGCCTCGTCAGCCTATTGGTCATAGCAGGCCTGATCGGTCTGAGCTACGTCTGGTGGCAGAGCGGTGACTACGGTCGCACCACGCCGGCAGAGCAGAGCGACAGCGTCGCTGCAGATGGTATCGATGACAGCAGCGATCCCGTCGTCAACGCAGATGGCTCCATCGAACTTTCCCTCGCACAATCAGCGCCAGACGACGCGTCTTCTGCTGCGCTGGAAGCTGATGTGCCGCAGGCTTCTACAGCGGCCGACGCCGGCGAAGGAACGGCATCGCAAGAGGCGAATGCTCCGTCAGACGACCTCAGCGAAGCGCCAGCAGGGGAATCTGCCAGCGAAAGTGATACCGCGCTGACCGAGACGGCAGCACCCGCAGCCGATCCCCGCAAGCTCGAGCTGACCTTCAATAACGATTCCTGGACCGATATTCGCGATGCCACCGGCAAGAAATTGCTCATTGGTACCAATCCTGCCGGCAGCAGCACGACGCTAGAAGGCCAACCGCCGTTCAAGCTCACCATCGGCAAGTCCGCGGGTGTCATTCTCGAATACATGAACAAGCCGGTTGATCTGAAAAGCGCCACACGCGGCACCATCGCCAAACTCACTCTCGGTGAATGATCCGGACTCCCATGCATAGTCACTCCCCCATCAAGCGCCGTGTCTCGCGCAAGATTTATGTCGGCAATGTCGCTGTCGGCGGCGATGCACCGATTTCCGTGCAGAGCATGACCAACACCAACACCAATGATGTCGCCGCCACCGTCGCGCAGATCAAGAGTCTCGAAGATGCCGGTGCCGATATCGTGCGCGTCAGCGTGCCAGACATGGATGCTGCCGAAGCCTTTGGCCGCATCAAGAAGCTGAGCAATATCCCGCTGGTCGCCGATATTCACTTCGACTACAAGATCGCGCTACGCGTCGCTGAACTGGGTGTTGACTGTCTGCGCATCAACCCTGGCAATATCGGGCGTGAAGACCGCGTGCGTGCCGTGGTCAGTGCCGCACGCGATAACGGCATCCCGATCCGGATTGGCGTCAATGCAGGCTCGCTGGAAAAGGACTTGCAGAAGAAATACGGCGAACCTACACCGGCTGCGCTGGTCGAATCAGCCATGCGCCACATTGATCACCTTGATCGCCTCGATTTTCAGGAATACAAGGTCAGCGTCAAGGCCAGTGACGTCTTCATGGCGGTCGCCGCCTATCGTGATCTGGCCAGCCGTATTGAGCAACCACTGCACCTGGGTATCACCGAGGCGGGTGGCCTGCGCTCTGGCACCGTGAAGTCTTCCATTGGTCTCGGTATGTTGCTGATGGACGGCATTGGCGACACCATCCGTGTATCGCTGGCAGCTGATCCAGTCGAGGAGATCAAGGTCGGCTTCGACATGCTCAGAAGCCTCAAGCTGCGCGCCAAGGGCATCAACTTCATTGCCTGCCCCAGCTGTTCGCGTCAGAACTTCGACGTCATCAAGACCATGAACGAGCTGGAAGCACGCCTTGAAGACGTGCTGACACCGCTGAATGTCTCGATAATCGGCTGTGTGGTCAATGGCCCGGGCGAAGCCAAGGAGACCGATGTCGGTCTAACCGGCGGCAGCCCTGCCAACCTGGTCTATCTGGACGGCAAGCCGGCCAGCAAACTGACCAATGAGACCCTGGTTGAAGACCTTGAGCGCTTGATTCGCGCCAAGGTCGCTGAAAAAGAGGCCCTCGAGGCCGACACTATCATCCGCCAGGGCTGAGCACGTCTCAGTCGGCTTGCGTATCATCGTGATACGCCTTCGTCTCCCCGCCTTCTTCCATGCCTGCATGGGGACGTTGCGGGGAGATGTGCAAGAATTCAGGAGAGAACGTTGAGCACCAAGATCCAGGCCATTCGTGGCATGAACGACCTGCTGCCAGACCAGTCACCGGTGTGGCAATACTTCGAGCACCAGGTGCAGGCACTGATGGCGCAGTACGGATATCGTGAGATCCGCACGCCCATCGTCGAGCAGACGGCGCTGTTCAAACGCTCCATCGGCGAAGTCACCGATATCGTCGAAAAGGAAATGTATACCTTCGACGATCGTAACGGTGACAGCCTGACCCTGCGCCCGGAAGGCACTGCCAGCTGTGTGCGCATGGCGATGGAAAACGGCTTGGTGCACAACCAGATTCAGCGCTTATGGTATACCGGCCCCATGTTCCGCCACGAGCGTCCCCAGAAGGGGCGTTATCGCCAGTTCCATCAAGTCGGCGTTGAAGCCTATGGCATGGAAGGCCCGGACATCGATGCCGAGATGATCCTGATCTCAGCTCGTCTGTGGCGCCAGCTGGGCCTGCTTGAGCACGTGACGCTTGAGCTGAATTCGCTGGGCAGTCTCGAAGCACGTGCTGCCTATCGCGAGCTGCTGGTCGAGTACTTCACACAGCACCTCGAGGTGCTTGATGAAGATTCCAAGCGTCGCCTGCACACCAATCCACTGCGCATCCTCGATACCAAGAACCCGGAGATGGCGGCGGTAGTCGATGCTGCTCCGCGACTCGGTGATCATCTGGATGAAGACTCCCGCGTGCACTTCGAGGGCCTCAAGGCACGCCTCGACGCCGCTGGTATCGAGTACGTCATCAATCCGCGTCTGGTGCGCGGCCTCGATTACTACTCGCGTAGCGTGTTCGAGTGGACCACCACTGCTCTCGGCAGCCAAGGCACCGTGTGTGCCGGTGGCCGTTATGACAGTCTCTTCGAGCAGCTGGGCGGTAAACCCGTACCAGCCGTCGGCTTTGCGATGGGTATCGAGCGTCTGATTCTGCTACTCGAAACCCTCGAGCTGGTACCGAAGGACGTACATGAGACAGTCGATGTCTATCTGATGTCGATGGGTGAGCAGGCTGAAGCTGAATCCATGCGCCTGGCAGAAGACCTGCGCAGTGCGCTACCGAGCCTGCGTCTCGTGCTGCATTGTGGTGGTGGCAGCTTCAAGAGCCAGATGAAGAAGGCCGACAAGAGTGGCGCACGCGTGGCGCTGATTCTCGGTGAGAATGAAGTCATCGAAGGCACGGTTGGCATCAAGTTCCTGCGCGAAGAACGCGATCAGGAAACGCTGAACCAGCGCGCCTTGGGCGAGCATCTCGGCAGCGTCTTCAGCGCCTGAGACCGCCAGTGAATAGTAGGCGAGGACATACGTGATCCCCGCCTCCCGAATGCATGTGCCGGTGTACCGGCCTGGTCAAGGAGACCGCCCGTGGCGGAAGAGCTCAGAAGCGAAGAAGAACAGCTTGATGCCATCAAGCGCTGGTGGGGCGAGAACGGTAAGTCATTGATTGCCGGTGTCGTGCTGGCCGGTGCCGGTGTCTTTGCCTTCAAGGCGTGGCAGAACTATGATGCCAGCCAGTCCGAAGCGGCCTCCCTGCGCTATCAACAGCTGGTGAGTCTGGTCAGCCAGCCCAAACTGGATGAGGCCGGCACTCAACAGGCACGCACGTTGATTGGTGAGCTGGAAAGCAACCATGGCGATAGCCTCTACACCCAGATGGCGCACCTGCTGGATGCCAGCATGTCGGTGAAGGCTGAGGATCTGGACGCGGCAGCCAAGGCGCTGCAAAGCGTGCTCGACAATAGCGATGACAGTTACCTGCAAGGACTGGCGAGCCTGCGTCTGGCGCGCATCGAAGTCGAGCGTGGCGACAGCGACAAGGCACTGAGTCTGATCAAGAGTCCGCCTGCCGCTCTAGCCGCACAAGCCGCAGCAGTACGAGGAGATGCCTTGGTCGCGCTGGACAAGCGTGATGAGGCGATCATGGCCTACCGAGAAGCCAGTAATCTCTCCCAGCAAAGCGGTCAGCCGATCTACGGCCTTGATCTGAAACTCGCCGATCTGGCAGCGGAGTCTTCCTCATGAGTCTGAGTTCCCATTTACGATTGAGCCGTTTGGCACTGCCGGCCTCACTGTTGGCCGCCAGCCTGCTGGCAGGGTGTGCCAGCAGCGCACAGCCGGAATATGCCCCCAAGGACCTAGCCGACTTTGATAGCAAGGTCTCCCTGGATTCCGCATGGAGCGAATCGGTCGGCAACGGTCTTGGGCGCGCCCACTATCCATTGGCTCCGATCATCGCCAACGACCGCCTGTTCGTGGCGGCCGAGGAAGGTGAACTTGAAGCACTTGATGCCAAGAACGGTGATGATGTCTGGCAGGTCACGCTGACCTCTGGCATCACCAGTGCTCTGAATGCTGATGCGTCACGCCTCTATGTCGGTACCCGTGATGGCAAGGTCAGCGCGATCAATCAGGAAGACGGCAGCATCGAATGGAGCACACGTGTCTCCAGTGAGGTGCTGGCTGCGCCGCAGTACAACGACGAGTTGGTCGTCGTGCAGAGCGTCGATGGTACCGTCACGGCGCTCGACCGTTTCACCGGTGAAGAGCAGTGGGCTTACACCGCCACGATTCCAGCATTGACCTTGCGTGGTACCGGTGCACCTCGCGTCATCAAGCCTGTCACCTTCGCGGGCTTCGCCAATGGCAAGCTGGTTACACTGGATAACCGTTCGGGCCAGGAACTTTGGGACCTGCGCGTCGCGGTACCTGCCGGACGTACCGAAGTGGACCAGTTGGTCGATCTTGATGGTCAGCCGGTATTGACCCAGGATGGTCGCCTCTATGTCACCAGCTACAATGGTCGTCTGATCGCACTCGACGCCCGTAACGGCGAGCCACTGTGGGACAAGAAGTCCTCCAGCTACCTGACGCCCATCGTGGTCGGTGATTACCTGTTCAGCATCGATAATGCCAGCCATGTGCTGGCGATGGATGCCAATACCGGTAATGTGCTGTGGAAGTCGGAAGATCTGGAAGGCCGCTGGCTGACCTCTCCGGCCTTTGTCGATGGCAAGCTGGTCGTGGGTGATTATGACGGCTATGTGCATCTACTTGATGCCCAGAGCGGCGAGATTGTCGGTCGCTATGACGGCGGCGGTGACGGCATCAGCATCACCCCGCTCACCGATGGCAAGCGTATCTACATCTACACCAATGACGGTGAGCTGACGGCACTGGATCTCGAGACTCCCTGAGCCATCCAGCGCCATGTGCATGAACGCTGATACGACAACGGCAGCCCAAGGGCTGTCGTTGTCGTATCAATGCTGGCATACGCCATTGGTAGCGCCCCTCAGGCAATGCTAGAATACTGCCCCCGCAGATCGAGTGCGATTGTCAGCCGAATGCTTTACGAGGCAACCGGCATGATATGGCTATCGATTCAGCCACAAGATTTTTCCGCAGGCAGTGGTAACTGCCCGCCTGCGGACCATACTGGATGAACGCGTCTACGGCTGCAGGCCAACGGCGGCGTCCAGTGCCCCATGTCCGATATCATCGCTATCGCCCTGCCTGTACAAGGTGCTTTCCGGCCATCATGGTTCGAAGCAGACCGTCCGGGGCCGGCATCGATGCTATCCCTGCGAATGCTGTGAGATTTCATGAACCCCGTGATCGCCCTGGTTGGCCGACCGAATGTCGGCAAGTCGACGCTATTCAATCGCCTGACCAAAACCCGTGATGCCCTGGTGGCCGACTTCCCCGGCCTGACCCGTGACCGCAAGTACGGTACCGGCAAGGTCGGCGGCAAGCCTTACACTGTCATCGATACCGGTGGTATCAGTGGTGATGAAGAAGGCCTCGACCTGATGATGGCTGGCCAGTCTCTGGCTGCCATCGATGAAGCCGACATCGTGCTGTTCATGGTGGATGCCCGCTCTGGTCTCAACATGGCCGATGAAGCCATTGCTAACCATCTACGCGTCAACCAGAAGAAAACCTGGTTGGTCGTGAACAAGACGGATGGCATGGACGAAGAAATCGGCAAGGCTGATTTCTGGGGTCTCGGCCTTGGCGACCCGCGCGCCATCGCTGCCGAACATGGCCGTAACGTCACCGTACTTCTGGAGGAGGTGCTCGCACCGTATCCGGAAGTCGAGGAAGGTGAAGACGAAGATCAGCACCCGGAGCTTGATGACCGTGGCGTACGCATCGGTATCATCGGCCGCCCGAATGTCGGCAAGTCGACGCTAGTCAACCGTCTGCTGGGTGAAGAGCGCGTTGTCGTCTTTGACCAGGCAGGCACGACGACGGATGCTGTCGAAATTCCCTTCGAGCGTCGTGGGAAGCCGTATCTACTGGTCGATACCGCGGGTATTCGTCGTCGCAAGAACGTGAGCGAGATGGTGGAAAAGTTCTCCATCATCAAGACACTGGAAGCGATCAAGAAATGTAACGTCGCCGTGATGGTGCTCGATGGCAGCCAGGGTCTGGTCGAACAAGACCTTCACCTGCTGGACTTCGTGCTGACCAGCGGTCGTGCGCTGGTACTGGTCGTCAACAAGTGGGATGGCCTGGAGAGCGAAGCCAAGGAGAAGATGCGTTCCGAGATCAAGCGTCGTCTGGGCTTCACCGACTATGCAGATCTGCACTTCATCTCGGCGCTTCACGGCACCGCGGTAGGCGATATTTATCCGTCTATTGATCGCGCCTTCGATAGTGCGATTGCCCGCTGGTCGACCAAGCGTCTGACCACTCTGCTGCAGGACGCCACCCAGGCGCACCAGCCGCCGATGATCAACGGCCGTCGTATCAAGTTGCGCATGGCTCACCAGGGCGGTGCCAACCCGCCGCTGATCATCGTACACGGCAACCAGACCAACTCGCTGCCGGAAGCCTACAAGCGCTACCTGATCAACACCTTCCGCAAGGTACTCAAGGTCAAGGGTACGCCGATGCGCTTCGAGTTCCGCTCCGGCGACAACCCCTTCGATGGTGCCAGAGGTACCGATGATCGCGAGCGCGCCAAGGAACGTTCACTGGCCCGCACCAAGGAAGCACGCAAGGAGCGCAAGCAGCGTCGATGATGATGCGGCATTGCTGAACGCTTACCAGTAACGCGGTTGGAAGTACCAAAAACGCCGGCTCCGCAGATAACTGCAGAGCCGGCGTTTTTTGGCTAAAAAAAGATC is part of the Cobetia sp. L2A1 genome and harbors:
- the ispG gene encoding flavodoxin-dependent (E)-4-hydroxy-3-methylbut-2-enyl-diphosphate synthase, whose protein sequence is MHSHSPIKRRVSRKIYVGNVAVGGDAPISVQSMTNTNTNDVAATVAQIKSLEDAGADIVRVSVPDMDAAEAFGRIKKLSNIPLVADIHFDYKIALRVAELGVDCLRINPGNIGREDRVRAVVSAARDNGIPIRIGVNAGSLEKDLQKKYGEPTPAALVESAMRHIDHLDRLDFQEYKVSVKASDVFMAVAAYRDLASRIEQPLHLGITEAGGLRSGTVKSSIGLGMLLMDGIGDTIRVSLAADPVEEIKVGFDMLRSLKLRAKGINFIACPSCSRQNFDVIKTMNELEARLEDVLTPLNVSIIGCVVNGPGEAKETDVGLTGGSPANLVYLDGKPASKLTNETLVEDLERLIRAKVAEKEALEADTIIRQG
- the der gene encoding ribosome biogenesis GTPase Der; this encodes MNPVIALVGRPNVGKSTLFNRLTKTRDALVADFPGLTRDRKYGTGKVGGKPYTVIDTGGISGDEEGLDLMMAGQSLAAIDEADIVLFMVDARSGLNMADEAIANHLRVNQKKTWLVVNKTDGMDEEIGKADFWGLGLGDPRAIAAEHGRNVTVLLEEVLAPYPEVEEGEDEDQHPELDDRGVRIGIIGRPNVGKSTLVNRLLGEERVVVFDQAGTTTDAVEIPFERRGKPYLLVDTAGIRRRKNVSEMVEKFSIIKTLEAIKKCNVAVMVLDGSQGLVEQDLHLLDFVLTSGRALVLVVNKWDGLESEAKEKMRSEIKRRLGFTDYADLHFISALHGTAVGDIYPSIDRAFDSAIARWSTKRLTTLLQDATQAHQPPMINGRRIKLRMAHQGGANPPLIIVHGNQTNSLPEAYKRYLINTFRKVLKVKGTPMRFEFRSGDNPFDGARGTDDRERAKERSLARTKEARKERKQRR
- the ndk gene encoding nucleoside-diphosphate kinase, whose translation is MATQRTLSIIKPDAVAKNVIGEIYTRFEKAGLQVIASKMVHLSKEQAEGFYAEHSERGFFGELVGFMTSGPVMIQALEGEEAIAKNRDLMGATNPKEAAAGTIRADFATSIDANAVHGSDAPAAAEREIAYFFGENEICPRG
- the bamB gene encoding outer membrane protein assembly factor BamB gives rise to the protein MSLSSHLRLSRLALPASLLAASLLAGCASSAQPEYAPKDLADFDSKVSLDSAWSESVGNGLGRAHYPLAPIIANDRLFVAAEEGELEALDAKNGDDVWQVTLTSGITSALNADASRLYVGTRDGKVSAINQEDGSIEWSTRVSSEVLAAPQYNDELVVVQSVDGTVTALDRFTGEEQWAYTATIPALTLRGTGAPRVIKPVTFAGFANGKLVTLDNRSGQELWDLRVAVPAGRTEVDQLVDLDGQPVLTQDGRLYVTSYNGRLIALDARNGEPLWDKKSSSYLTPIVVGDYLFSIDNASHVLAMDANTGNVLWKSEDLEGRWLTSPAFVDGKLVVGDYDGYVHLLDAQSGEIVGRYDGGGDGISITPLTDGKRIYIYTNDGELTALDLETP
- the pilW gene encoding type IV pilus biogenesis/stability protein PilW, which encodes MPSRLPRHRFTAHRATGHARALLLCLGIASLTLSGCATRVETNDPYAAPDSNKASAAYVELGEAYLGRNQLQRADNAFQKALKLEKTNAQAKAGLAMIYQQQGENVLADDYFKQAIASDPSYTRARNNYAAFLYSRGEYVEACQQLQTATDDLTYDNRGQLYTNLGRCQLQLGKMEDARDSFNRAVRINPRESEAWLAQARMAHAENDNETAQKGLSRYFRLAGTDRSSLELAVSVAKARGDNRLADLYARQLEQVRTRESGSTIIRTP
- a CDS encoding YfgM family protein gives rise to the protein MAEELRSEEEQLDAIKRWWGENGKSLIAGVVLAGAGVFAFKAWQNYDASQSEAASLRYQQLVSLVSQPKLDEAGTQQARTLIGELESNHGDSLYTQMAHLLDASMSVKAEDLDAAAKALQSVLDNSDDSYLQGLASLRLARIEVERGDSDKALSLIKSPPAALAAQAAAVRGDALVALDKRDEAIMAYREASNLSQQSGQPIYGLDLKLADLAAESSS
- the hisS gene encoding histidine--tRNA ligase, producing MSTKIQAIRGMNDLLPDQSPVWQYFEHQVQALMAQYGYREIRTPIVEQTALFKRSIGEVTDIVEKEMYTFDDRNGDSLTLRPEGTASCVRMAMENGLVHNQIQRLWYTGPMFRHERPQKGRYRQFHQVGVEAYGMEGPDIDAEMILISARLWRQLGLLEHVTLELNSLGSLEARAAYRELLVEYFTQHLEVLDEDSKRRLHTNPLRILDTKNPEMAAVVDAAPRLGDHLDEDSRVHFEGLKARLDAAGIEYVINPRLVRGLDYYSRSVFEWTTTALGSQGTVCAGGRYDSLFEQLGGKPVPAVGFAMGIERLILLLETLELVPKDVHETVDVYLMSMGEQAEAESMRLAEDLRSALPSLRLVLHCGGGSFKSQMKKADKSGARVALILGENEVIEGTVGIKFLREERDQETLNQRALGEHLGSVFSA
- the rlmN gene encoding 23S rRNA (adenine(2503)-C(2))-methyltransferase RlmN — encoded protein: MTDTTTTTPDTTAPATVKLTNLLGLPLPAMEAFFDSIGEKKFRATQVLKWIHQEGVDNFDEMTNLAKPLRDRLKAVAEIRAPGIIYEGESKDGTRKWVLEVSDGSYVEAVLIPSENGNRRTLCVSSQVGCSLDCSFCSTGKQGFERDLTAAEIIGQVWVATRGAVDRKDTRKRPVTNVVMMGMGEPLMNYDNVVPAMKLMLDDNAYGLSKRRVTLSTSGVVPKLDQLGDEMDVSLAISLHAANDELRNVLVPINRKWNIRALLDACHRYLAKCDDARIITIEYTMMKDVNDQIHHAEELAALLKELPCKINLIPFNPFPNSGYEKPSRNQVMRFQQRLYELGYTAPVRATRGDDIDAACGQLVGQVKDRTRRAERYINAIQLDAE
- a CDS encoding RodZ domain-containing protein yields the protein MSEHQSAPDQPVSDSLPGKLLKAEREHQGLSRDEVATQLNLRPSLIDDLERDHYDQIPIIAYRRGYLRAYARLLCMDEKAIVSQYNVHFGTAEVERHVPAMNPSVRPPGKLGKYLFRLVSLLVIAGLIGLSYVWWQSGDYGRTTPAEQSDSVAADGIDDSSDPVVNADGSIELSLAQSAPDDASSAALEADVPQASTAADAGEGTASQEANAPSDDLSEAPAGESASESDTALTETAAPAADPRKLELTFNNDSWTDIRDATGKKLLIGTNPAGSSTTLEGQPPFKLTIGKSAGVILEYMNKPVDLKSATRGTIAKLTLGE